DNA from Victivallaceae bacterium:
GATCGTGCCAAATATTACACTTGCACCAAACAGTTTCATCTTTAGACGCCGATCTGTTCTTAACGGCTAATCTTAAAACAACCACTCTTTTACCTCGAGCGGTAGACCTTTCCTCAGGATCGGCCCCCAAATGACCGGCAAATAAACCAAACATCATATAATAATCCTTCTGATATAATCGGATACAAAAACTTAAGCTCTAATCCCATGAGAAGGAGCCTGAGAATCTCCGCCAGGAGTCGGAGCTTGAGGCATAGTATCTACACTCGGTTCCCTTCCGGCACAAATATCACTACAGACGGTTCGCCATTTAACAACGGTTTCAATAAACAATTGAGCGAAAGCTTTCAAAAGATTGGTTTCGGCATATTTCATATCTAAAACACAATGCATCAAAATCAATTGCTCCTTAACAGCAACACCGACTCCTCCTCCGGCCATTTGCCCCCCTAACATGGATCCTTCCAAAAGTTTCTCGTAAAGAGCTACTTTTCGATTAACATTTTCGGGTAATCCATCTAAAAGAGGAGAATAAACATATAGTCGATCCGAATGCTCTTCATAAGTAAGATGCAAAGAAAACTCTCCGTCAACAAACAAAATACAAGTATTATTCTGATCGAAAGCTACATCGGGAAGCTTTAGCTCTTTAGAAAAATTTCTCAAATTTTCCTCAGCATTCTGCCTTGACACGGGTAAACTCCTTCTAACGTTTAGTTGGCGCAAATCTACCATATTTGACACATTTGAAGGAACTATTTTTAGGAATTTTATTGAGATAAAATCCGATTAAAAAATTCCTTGAAATTTGAAAAGAAAATTGCTATCCGTAGTCAATTATGCCATTAAAACGTCATCAAGGAAATCCATTACCGTTCGGAGCTCAAAGAATAAATGAAAAGACGGTTAATTTTTCTCTTTTTTCCGAGCATGCTTCAAAACTCACTTTAGTTCTTCTTTTTCCGGGAAAATCGTGTTTGGAAATCAATTTCGATCCCGACGTTAATAAAACCGGAAGTGTTTGGCATATGGCATTGGAAAATTTTCCAGAAGACACATCGGTATGCTATGGTTATCGACTGGATGCTCCTCCTCATATAGGTTATGCCTATGACTACGAAAAAATACTCTGCGATCCTTATGCGAAACAAATTTGTTCATCTCACTTATGGGGAAAAGGTTCCGATTGCCTATACCCGTGCGAATCCGTTTCATCCGCATCTATGGGTTACGTTCCGAATCATCAAAACGATTTCGATTGGGAAAATGTAAAAAAACCCAATATAGCAATAAACGATCTTATCATATATGAAATGCACGTTCGATCGTTTACCCAAGATCCTTCTTCAAAAGTTAATTATCCAGGAACGTTTTTAGGAATCATTGAAAAAATCGATTATTTAAAATCTCTGGGCATCAATGCCGTAGAACTTCTTCCCGTATTCGAATTTAATGAAACGAAAAATCCGTTCATCAGTAGGGAGCATCCCGATTTATGTAATTACTGGGGATATTCTCCCATTAATTTTTTTTCTCCCATGAATCGTTACTCCACTCGATCAGAGCCGAATGCCTCCATTACCGAATTTAAAACAATGGTGAAGGAACTACACAGAAACGGGATTGAGGTTATTTTAGATGTCGTTTTCAATCATACCGAAGACAATGACAAAAATATTTATTCTCTTAAAGGCATCGATCAAACGGCTTACTATCTTCTTGATTCTTCGGGACGTCCAACAAATTATTCGGGATGCGGGAACTCGATTAGCGCCAATTATCCTCCTTCGACGGAATTAATCAGAGACAGTTTGAGATATTGGGGTCTTGAAATGCAGGTGGACGGTTTCCGATTTGATTTGGCATCCGTCATGACACGCGATTCTGATGGCACTCCTTTGAAAAAACCAACCGTATTAGAATTGATTTCATTTGATCCCGTACTATCGGATATAAAATTGATAGCGGAACCTTGGGATGCGGCAGGTCTTTATCAATTAGGTTTTTTTCCTTCAATTTGTCCAAAATGGTCCGAATGGAACGGTCAGTATAGGGATATCGTTCGACAATTCATTAACGGAACATCGGAATTGGCAGATGTATTCGTCGATAAACTTAAAGGTTCTCCTGATATTTATCCGACCCATTCTCCTTTAAACAGCATTAATTTCATTACTTCACATGACGGGTTTACTCTCAAAGACTTGGTCAGCTACAAACGCAAAAATAATTATACCAACGGAGAAAATAATAGAGACGGTACGGATGCCGATTTCAGCAATAATTTTGGGGAAGAAGGACCGTCTGCGAATTCGGAAATCGAAAACATCAGAATCAAACAGATCAAAAATTTTCAAACGGCACTTATGGTTTCAAGAGGCATACCCATGCTGTCTTCCGGAGATGAATACGGTCATACGGCAAATGGCAACAACAATCGCTGGTGCCACGATTCGTCATTAAATCATTTTTTATGGGATAAGCTACAGGAGAACGACGATCTATTTCAATTTTTCAGAAAAATGATAAATATTAGAAAAACAATGAAATGTCTTACATATCCTTATTTTCCGAAAACGTCGGAATTTCGAAAATGCGATCAAAACGGAAATGAGATTGAAGAGGCTCGTTTTTGCCCATTAACGGCGATTTGCATTAAAGACGAAGACTGTCTTCTCTATATTGCCTTCAACGTATCGAATAAAACGATAAAAGCGATTCTACCGAAAAACGATAAATACGACACATTTTTCGAAATACTCACCTCAAGTCAACTACAACAACAGGATATTAACGATCATATCAAATTAGCTGCCTATTCATCCGTAATTCTCAAAAGCAATCTTAATAAACGGCTTCGTCCCAACCGTCTATAACCATGAACTCGACTTCCGGATAAAATACTTCCAAGATCTGTTTAGCATTAAACCCCTGTGCAGCCAAACGAATGATTTTATCTTCGATTTCACCTTTTAATTTGGGTTCGATTAACGTAACGGGATTATCTAAAATAAGGCGCATTGTCCAATCAACGGCTTCTTCAACTCCGTAAAATCTTTTCGTCACTCCATAACCTAAATATCCTTCTTGATCAGCTCTTAAATGCCACAATTTGTCATATGAGGCTTGAGCCAAAAGCCTTTCATAAAAAGCCGTCCTTTCCAAAATAACGAATGCCGACAAAGCCTCTTTCGGAACAGCTTTTAAATATTTCACGGATAAGACCGAACGCAAAAAATCTTCGGAAGAAATTTCGTTGACAACGGATAATGAGAGATTATCTTCAGCGAGATAAATGTGAAGGCTCCCTTTGTACTGGAGCCCGTTAACGAACAGAGTTCCATCTTCTTCCGTGGAAGTCAAAACAAGATGTTTGGATTCCGTTAACTGTTCACCCCAACGTAAGGTTCCGTAGAGTCCGTGAACATTAGCTCTTTTTCCTTGATTATAGGTACCGATATAGACACCATTTCCCGATAAATCGTAAGGTCCTTTGGATTCGATCAAAACGGTAGTGGCATTTTCAACCAATAGCACCTTCAATATAGGATCCTTTTTCCGTGAAGTTTCACAAAAAGAATCCGTGACGGTTATTTCACTATTGACTTCCCGACAACAAAAACAAAACAATAAAAGCAAAAATATTGCTACTGAATGACGCATAATCTCCCCTTATCCTCTATAACCGCAACGGATATAAGCCGATTCCGTAACCATCCGTCCTCGAGAAGTTCTTTTTAATAGTCCTTTCAAAATAAGAAACGGTTCATAAACGTCCTCTATCGTCCGAGGATCCTCTCCTAAGGCGATGGCTAACGTTTTCAATCCTACAGGTCCTCCTTCATAAAACTCAATAATAGTTTTCAATAATTTAACATCAACTTCATTTAATCCCCAATCGTCTATAACAAGCATGGATAAGGCCCGTTTAACAATGTCCGGAGTCACTATGTTGTTATTTTTTATTTGGGCAAAATCTCTAACCCATCTCAATAAATGGTTAGCTATTCTAGGCGTTCCTCTGGCTCTCTTTGCTACTTCCTCTAAAGATTCATGACCGACCTGCGTATTTAAAAGAAGTGCGGAACGCTCTAAAATTCTCACTAAATCCGCCGTCTCATAATATTCCAATCTCGAAGAAAACATAAAACGGGTTCGCAACGGTTCGCTTAACAATCCGGTTTTGGTAGTAGCCCCTATTAGCATAAACGGAGCCAAATCCAAACGAACTACGCGAGCTGCGGGCCCCGAATCGATGGTCAGATCGATTTTATAATCCTCCATAGCAGAGTAGAGATATTCTTCAGCCGATCTACCCATCCTATGAATTTCATCTATAAAAAAAACATCTCCTTCCTGAAGATTCGTCAAAACTCCCAATAGATCGGAGGGCTTCATAAATTGAGGCCCTAAAGCCGTAACTAAATTTTTACTTAACGAACCGGCAATGAGATAAGCTAATGATGTTTTACCTAATCCCGGAGGCCCGAAAAACAAACAGTGTCCCGGAACTTCTCCACGAGATTGCGCCGCATTCAAAAACAATTCCAATCTTTCCTTAATATCTTTTTGGCCGAAAAATTCACAAAAATTCTTAGGTCTTAGAGAAGATTCGAATCTCTTGTCACTCACAAACGCAGGTCTGACTTTTTCCATCATCGGGAGATAAAATGTAACTTAGGATTAATCTGCATCTTAACCAAAAAAATGAAACTTGTCAGCAAATAAACAAAAACGGATAAAACGAAACCGTTTAAAATACGAATCGTTTTTTATTATAAAATATTTCGCAGTCATGTTAAATTGGACGCAAGCGACTGCTTGGAATCGAAAAAGCGGTCCGTTAATATTAAATCCGGAAGATCACCATGGGCATTAAAGAAGACAGCTGGATTAGTCGGATGGCTTCCGAACGAGATATGATTTCTCCGTTCGTAGATAAACAAGTCAATCATAACGAGCAGACGGGAGAAAAGTGCATCAGTTACGGCCTATCAAGCTATGGTTACGACATTCGTGTTTCGGAAGAATTTCTTGTCCTCACTAATGTTTATAATTCAACTGTCGATCCGAAAAAATTTACGGAAGATTCTTTCGTACCGATTAACGGAAAAGTCTGTATCGTTCCTCCTAACTCTTTTGCCTTAGCTCGAAGTGTGGAGTATTTTAAAATACCCCGAAACGTATTGACGATATGTCTGGGGAAATCAACTTATGCTAGATGCGGAATCATCGTAAACGTCACTCCGTTCGAACCGGAATGGGAAGGACGAGTCACTATAGAAATTTCAAATACGACTCCTTTGCCTGCAAAAATCTATGCAGGAGAAGGAATTGCCCAAGTGTTGTTTTTTGAATCTGAAAAATCCTGTGCCGTATCATATGCAGATCGTAAAGGAAAATACCAAAAACAAGAGGGAATAACGGTTCCTTTCGTTTAGGATTTCATTGAGCGTGAATATGAAAGATTTTTCTCTTTCAAAAATTTTCGATTTACTCATTCTGAAATCATGGTGGGTGTTCACTATTTTTCTTTTCGCTTTATTTGCGTTTGAGAAGGGTATTAATGCACAAAATACGGAAATCAAACGTTTAAGAGATCGTGTTCGTCAACTTGAAAGAGAGATCGATAATGCGTTCGATACGGAACGGATGCTTCGTGATTACATAGATCATCATGAAGATATAAAAACAATAGAATTTATCTTGATGCAAAAGTTAGGTTTGATTCCAAAAGAGCATGTTAAGATTTGTTTTTTTCGAAATTCGGATATCCCTAAATGATTAATGCATTTTTAATATTTTCGATTATCGCTCTGACTTTAGCATCAAGTTTCATCTCTTTATCGCACATCGCTTTGTTTTCTTTGCCCTCCAGTCTGATTGCGCACTACAGAAAATCCGATGATAAAAGCAAAAAATTAATCAGTAATCTGCTCTCCCATCCACATCATCTTTTAATTACCTTGATTTTTTGCGATATTGGCGTCAACATCGGAATTCAAAATTTCGCGGCAGTACTTTTTCAAAATCATTCATCTTGGATACCAAAAGTATGTTTTCCATTGGTATTGACTCTAATTTTAGGAGAAATTTTACCAAAAGCCGTCGCCATGCCATACAATACCCGTATCTCTAAAAAAATTGCACCCTGGATACGGATAATCAAAAAAATATGCGATCCTTTTCTGAATTGGTTAACCACAGGAATCAGTGCTGCCCTTAATTTCTTCCTTCCTTCGAAATCTTCCGAACACATCTCTCCTAAAGAACTCAAAGAAGTTCTCCAAAGTTGCAAAAATTACGGATTGGTCAGTCAAGAAGAAGGACAATTGATTTACGGCTATCTGTCCTTAAGCGATTGCTCCGTAAAAGAACGTATGCAACCCAGACACGAAATTTTATTTTACGATATTAATTCTTCGATATCGGAACTTTATAATCTGTTTAAGGTCAAACAATGTTCGAGAGTACCCGTTTGCAACGGAGACATTCAAAATATACTAGGAATTTGTTCGGCAAAAAGCCTCCTTATGAATAAAACTTCCGTTATTCAAGTCACGGATCTCATAGCCATACTTCATAAGCCCTATTACATGCCCGAAACTATTTCCGCTAAATCCGCACTTTGTCATTTAATCGCAGAAAAAGAAACTATGGGTATGGTAATCGATGAATACGGTTCGATAGAAGGATTGATTACTCAAGAGGATTTATTCGAAATAGTAGTCGGAGAAATCATAGACAAACGAGACGATCGGATGCTTTACACTGTGTCTAATCAAGAGGTCATCATTGCCGCAGGTAAAATGGAGTTAAGCGAATTGCAACAGATTTTCAATGTCGAACTTCCGACCAAAAATAATGTCGTCACTATCGGAGGTTGGTTGACCGAACAATTCGGAACGATTCCTGAAACGGGAACTAAATTCGAATGGAATAATCTCTTGTTCCAAATATTGGACGCTGCTCCCAATAAAATCCGTCGTATCTATATAAGGAAATTCGATGCTTAAAAATTCGACTCTTTTCTGGCTAATCCTTAATTTTCTGTGTATTGCAATACAAGGATTTTATTCGATGATGGAAATGGCTTGTATTTCTTTCAATAAAGTCCGTTTGCACTACTATCTGACGAAAGATCATAGCGCCGAATATATCAGCTTTTTAATTCAAAAACCCTATCGCTTGTTCGGAACGGTAATGCTCGGAGTGAATATTGCTCTTCAAGTCGGTTCCCAATCCGCTAGAGAATTTTATCAAGCATTAAATATCAATCCCGATTGGGCTCCCTTGACTCAAATTTTTCTTGTAGTCGTTTTTGCAGAACTATTGCCGATTACCATCGCAAGAAAATTCCCTGAAAAATTAGCTATGATAGGTGCTCCGATTCTTTATTTTTCCCATCACTTATTTTACCCGATTATTCTTCTCATCGGATGGTTAACCCAAGGTATCTATCGGATACTTAAAGTAAAAAAAGAAGATGTCAATTCCACTCTGAGCAGAGACGAGTTTCAAAAAGTTCTTGAAACGCACCATGAAGAACATGATTTCAATCTAATAGCTACGAACATTTTTTCTTTAAGCACGACCTATGCCGAAGACATTATGATTCCTCTTTCTCAGCTGCCGGTACTGTCTTCTTCAGCCTCCGTATCCGATCTCAGAGAGGTAATCTCTCAATCCGAAAATAATTTCGTACCCGTTTATCATCAGATTAAAAAAAATATTATCGGTATAGCACTGCCTAAAAATTTTATCGGCAAAGAAGATAACGAGTTCATCTCCGACCATCTGAAATCTCCTTGGTTCATTACGGGACACACTAAACTGATTCGTATTTTAACGGAGTTTAAAGAAAATCAACATACGGTAGCTCTCGTACTCGATTCTTCAGGTCAACCCCAAGGAGTTCTTACCTTAAGTACTATTTTTAAGACTATATTCAATACTCTAAGCATTGCATCGAAAAGATCGAAAAAAGTTACCGTCATCGAAAGGACTTTCACGGGCAACACAAAACTTAAGGATTTACAAAAAGAACTCGGAATTTCTCTGGTTCACTACGGTGTCGATACTTTAGCGCAACTTGTCATTACTCTTTTAGACTCTCCCGTTGAAGAAGGAGCTACCGTCATCGCAGATAATCTTTTGTTCGAAATTAAAGAAACGACGTTATCCGGTATCAAAAGCGTGACTATTAAAAATATTTTTTCTTAAATTTCGGACAACCCTCTTAACTTACGAACCGTTTTACCTACGATATCGACAACCTCTTTGATTTCGGTTTCCGACGTAAAACGACTCAATGAAAATCTCAAAGTAGATATGGCTTCTTCTTCGGGAATTTTCATTCCGTTCAATACTTTAGATACGGTTTGGGCTCCGGAAGCACAAGCAGTTCCGTAACTCACTGCCAATCCTTCTAGATCAAATGCAGCTTGTAGGATTTCGCCTTCCAAACCTTGAAAAGCGATACTGCTAATATTAGTGGTTCTGGGTTGATTCCTGCAATGAACCTTGACATCCGGAACCTCTAGAATCATTTGATCTTCCAATAAATTTCTAAGGAAAGACATATATCCACCGATTTCATGAATCACCGGTCTTACTTTATTAAGAATAAAACCTAAACTAACTATTCCCCAGAGATTTTCTGTGCCCGAACGAAATCCTTTTTGTTGTCCGCCCCCTACAATCTGAGGTATTAATTTAAAGGAAGGACTTAGGACGGCCGCTCCGCTTCCGGGCAAGGCATGTATTTTATGCCCACTGAAACAAATACCGGACACTCCCTCGGGAATGATAACTTCTTCTTTACAAACGATGGCAACGGCATCGACTATCAAAAACAATTTTCGAGTCAAAGCAAAAGATGCTACTGAAGCCAGATCCAATTTAGCCCCGGTTTCACTATTGACCCATCCGATTACGATAGCGACCGTGTCATTACGAACGGTTTCCTTTATTTGTTGAAGAGTTATCATGCATTCACCTTCCGAAGGGTCTAAATAGGAAACGGCATTAGGCAGCGATTTTAAAGATTCTATAATCGACGGATGTTCTAAAGAAGAAGAAACGATATGTCCTTGAGGTAAACTCTTAATCATCAAATTAAGGGCCTCCGTAGCTCCTGAAGTAAAAATCACCTCGGATTTTTTCGACATCCCGAAAAAAGATCGAATAATTTCTTTTGTTTCTGAAAGTAGAGCTTTGGAACTTCTACCGAAAAAATGCGTACTGGAAGGGTTTCCGAAGTTTTTCCCGGAAAATAAATCATAGAGATACTGCATCATCTCAGGATCGGGAAAAGCCGTAGAGTTATTGTCTAAATAAATCAAAAAACCTCCACTAGAAGTACGGTAATATTGTCCTTTCCTCCTCTCATGTTCGCCAGTTCCACTAAGTGATTGCTCTTAACTTCCAAGCTCCGATCCGAAAAAAGAACATCTGTCATCTCGCGTTCATCGATAGCGTTACTTAAACCGTCGGAACAAAGACAAAAGACATCATTTTTCAAGTAACTGACATGATAAACATCAGGATTTAAATACGGATTAATTCCGATAACATTCGTTAAAATATGCTTATAAGGCAATAAATCGGACAATCCCGAATAACCCTCATTATACCTTTTCATGGCTAAAGAGTGATCTTGAGTTAATTGTTCCATTCGATTTCCGCGCACTCTATAAATCCGACTATCACCTACATGAGATAGAAAAACCCTATCATTCATGAAAGATATCGAACTTAAGGTCGTCCCCATTCCGGTTAAGCGATTATCGGATACGCCTTTTACGTAAACCCACTCATTAACCCTACATAATATTTCGGTTAACAGATCCACGTATTCATCGGCATTTCGAAAAAAAAACGAAGAACGGGCTTCTTCAAACAAAGAAATCCATTTTAAGACCGCCTCTTTTGAAGCAACTTCGCCTGCCGTCCGTCCCCCCAGACCATCGGCTACGACAAACAACCCTCCTTCCGGATCGGCCGTCCAAAAATCCTCGTTTTTCGAACGTACTTTGCCAATGTCACTTAATCCGAAATAGTCCAAAGCCAACATAAAAATCCGACACCCTTAACCGTAAGACCTTAATGAACCGATTTCCAAAGTTTTAACCGGAAAAGTGTTTAAATGTAAAACACCTATACGTTCGGATCAAAAAATTTTATTAAAATGCAATCCGGCAGCACTTTTTCAGTCCTGTTTTTAAAGATAAATCCTATCCGCTATCAATGGAAAGAAAAATCGAAAATTCATTGAAAACTTCTGAGTTTTCAACGAAATATTGATTCACATTTTTAAAAAATATTGCTTTAAGTATAGTGGCATGTATTGAGGATGATATTCCTTTATGTAAGGTCGGTTAGTATGAAGCGTATGAGTAGATTAGCTTTGGTTTTGGCTTGTGTTACAGGATCTTTCTGTTTTTCGGGATGTGGTCCGGCTTATACCTCAATGCTTTATAAATCCGGAAGCAAGACGAGAGGAATAGCTCTCATGTTACCGGTTGTTCAAACGACGGCCAGCGTTTTGGCTTCTTCGGCAATCAATTGGGATTTGAGGGAAGAATTTAATACGGAAATAGCTCGCCGGTTAAGTAATTCCGGAAAAATTTATTTATTAAACCAAAACGTCTCCTCATATGTTGCTGAAGCCTTCAATTCTCCCATCAGCATTGTTGAATCTGCGGTATCGTCTCAAGTTTTACCTGCGGAATTCGTTATTGCTACGGAAATTTTAGAACAATCATTGCCTAAAAACGAATCCGACCCCATACGGGTTTCGGCTAGAGTTCGTCTTTTTGACGTCCGAAAAGGCTCCGTTAAACTGGTCTATCAAGAAATAATGGAAATCAAACAACCCCAAGCTACTATTTCATCCGATTATAATCGTCTGAATTGGCAACATAAAAATTTCGATTCAACCCCGCTCGGTTTAGCACATAATCGATTAATTAAGGAAATCGTTGCCAGAGTTGAAGGATACGTCTGTGCGAATTATTAATCGATGTTGACGTGAAAATCAATCTGCCGTTTTCTTATCTTTTTGCCTTTTTGTTTACGATTTTTTCTTATGCTTGCGGTTTTTTTACCTTACCCCGTACGGTAGCCAAAACTCCATTGAAATGGTTCAATGTTTTGCTTCCTTTCTTCGGTTATTTTTTCGGAATGATTTTAGTTCCGTTAGCGATAATTTATATACCGCAATCCGATTTCGGAGAAAGTCTTGCTTTTTTGGTTTCAGGGCTCCTTCCCTTTATTTTCGTAATTTCTTACTACGGCAGTTTAAATAAGACCCTCAAGAAAAGTATTTTTTGGAACCTTCCTACCAGGCCTCGAAAAAAAATCTATTCCGCTCTTCTGACAACCGCCGTTTATTCTCTATGGTCGCTTATAATTCTCTTACCTTTAATAGGGATTCTTGGAGATATGATTCAAAAAATCATGCACACGATGTTTACGAAAATCGATTTCAGAGAACAACACGTCATAACGATGTTTAGGCGGACTACGGAAGCTTTCCGAACGTCTCAAACTATTTTAACAATCATAATAACAACAGTCCTAGTCATTCCGTTTACGGAAGAATTACTGTTCCGAGGATTTCTTCAGTCATGGTTAAGAAAAAAAGGAAGGACCTTCGCCATCATAACAACTTCTCTCATATTCGCCGGTCTACATTTTTCTCCATCTCAAGCCGATGGGAATTTCATATTGATTCCGTCTTTATTTTTAGTGTCGTTATTTTTGGGACTAGTATATGAAAAAGAAAAGAACCTTCTGGCTCCCTATCTACTGCACGCTTTGTTCAATCTAAGTCATGCTCTAATGATAATTATATAAAACGAGCCGGAGTTTTCTTGGGGCGTGAATACGGAACTTTAGGGATGCTATCTTCCGATCCTGACCCAATTCAGATCGTTTTCACCCACCTAGGTCTCCAGCTCTTCGAAAGATTATCTTTAAAAGAATCTTAAAAATCAATCCTATTCCTCAACAGAATCTTTTAAATTCGGAGCTGCAGAATCACTCAGAAAATTCAATAATACTTTTCTTAAAGCTTTTTCGGGGTTTAAATTTTTTTGTTTGGATTGATGAAATATTCGATATAAAAGATGTCCCAATTCTTCCTCGGATTCGAAATGAGTTTCCCCCTCATCGAAGGAATCCGAAGAATGATTTAAAACACGGTCAATTAAAACAAAGGTGGGGTAATCGGAAGTCATGTTTATTGTTTCCTGCGATATCGAAGATTTTTCCGTCAATTTTAATTCCGCCCAAAGTCTTTCCGCTTCTTCGGAAGAATCGACAATCAGGGAATCATCAAAAACATAAGGAGAACGTCTACGAATTTTATCCATGGCTTCCAGTGCAGGCTCTTCAAAATCACAAAGATTTTCTCTTTCGGCAACAGCACAAAGCATAACGGCTAAGCTCAAAACATCACCGATTTCGCTTACGATTTCCCCTTGATTTTCGGAATGCAACGCATCGAATAATTCCCGACATTCTTCTTCTAAACAATTCAAAAGGGAGTAAGGCGTTTGTTTATTCGACCAGAAACACTTCCGATCTTTAATAATTCCGACTATCATCTCCTTCAAATCGAAAAATGCATCAAAATCTTTCCTATTCACGAAGCTCCTCGAAGAAACAAACAGTATACCCTTCAGGTAAGAATAACATTTTTATTGAAAAACTAAAAATCAAACTTACTTTGCACTAGTCGTAAAACGGA
Protein-coding regions in this window:
- a CDS encoding CesT family type III secretion system chaperone, with protein sequence MSRQNAEENLRNFSKELKLPDVAFDQNNTCILFVDGEFSLHLTYEEHSDRLYVYSPLLDGLPENVNRKVALYEKLLEGSMLGGQMAGGGVGVAVKEQLILMHCVLDMKYAETNLLKAFAQLFIETVVKWRTVCSDICAGREPSVDTMPQAPTPGGDSQAPSHGIRA
- a CDS encoding isoamylase, with protein sequence MPLKRHQGNPLPFGAQRINEKTVNFSLFSEHASKLTLVLLFPGKSCLEINFDPDVNKTGSVWHMALENFPEDTSVCYGYRLDAPPHIGYAYDYEKILCDPYAKQICSSHLWGKGSDCLYPCESVSSASMGYVPNHQNDFDWENVKKPNIAINDLIIYEMHVRSFTQDPSSKVNYPGTFLGIIEKIDYLKSLGINAVELLPVFEFNETKNPFISREHPDLCNYWGYSPINFFSPMNRYSTRSEPNASITEFKTMVKELHRNGIEVILDVVFNHTEDNDKNIYSLKGIDQTAYYLLDSSGRPTNYSGCGNSISANYPPSTELIRDSLRYWGLEMQVDGFRFDLASVMTRDSDGTPLKKPTVLELISFDPVLSDIKLIAEPWDAAGLYQLGFFPSICPKWSEWNGQYRDIVRQFINGTSELADVFVDKLKGSPDIYPTHSPLNSINFITSHDGFTLKDLVSYKRKNNYTNGENNRDGTDADFSNNFGEEGPSANSEIENIRIKQIKNFQTALMVSRGIPMLSSGDEYGHTANGNNNRWCHDSSLNHFLWDKLQENDDLFQFFRKMINIRKTMKCLTYPYFPKTSEFRKCDQNGNEIEEARFCPLTAICIKDEDCLLYIAFNVSNKTIKAILPKNDKYDTFFEILTSSQLQQQDINDHIKLAAYSSVILKSNLNKRLRPNRL
- a CDS encoding SpoIID/LytB domain-containing protein — encoded protein: MRHSVAIFLLLLFCFCCREVNSEITVTDSFCETSRKKDPILKVLLVENATTVLIESKGPYDLSGNGVYIGTYNQGKRANVHGLYGTLRWGEQLTESKHLVLTSTEEDGTLFVNGLQYKGSLHIYLAEDNLSLSVVNEISSEDFLRSVLSVKYLKAVPKEALSAFVILERTAFYERLLAQASYDKLWHLRADQEGYLGYGVTKRFYGVEEAVDWTMRLILDNPVTLIEPKLKGEIEDKIIRLAAQGFNAKQILEVFYPEVEFMVIDGWDEAVY
- the ruvB gene encoding Holliday junction branch migration DNA helicase RuvB; its protein translation is MMEKVRPAFVSDKRFESSLRPKNFCEFFGQKDIKERLELFLNAAQSRGEVPGHCLFFGPPGLGKTSLAYLIAGSLSKNLVTALGPQFMKPSDLLGVLTNLQEGDVFFIDEIHRMGRSAEEYLYSAMEDYKIDLTIDSGPAARVVRLDLAPFMLIGATTKTGLLSEPLRTRFMFSSRLEYYETADLVRILERSALLLNTQVGHESLEEVAKRARGTPRIANHLLRWVRDFAQIKNNNIVTPDIVKRALSMLVIDDWGLNEVDVKLLKTIIEFYEGGPVGLKTLAIALGEDPRTIEDVYEPFLILKGLLKRTSRGRMVTESAYIRCGYRG
- the dcd gene encoding dCTP deaminase produces the protein MGIKEDSWISRMASERDMISPFVDKQVNHNEQTGEKCISYGLSSYGYDIRVSEEFLVLTNVYNSTVDPKKFTEDSFVPINGKVCIVPPNSFALARSVEYFKIPRNVLTICLGKSTYARCGIIVNVTPFEPEWEGRVTIEISNTTPLPAKIYAGEGIAQVLFFESEKSCAVSYADRKGKYQKQEGITVPFV
- a CDS encoding hemolysin family protein, which encodes MINAFLIFSIIALTLASSFISLSHIALFSLPSSLIAHYRKSDDKSKKLISNLLSHPHHLLITLIFCDIGVNIGIQNFAAVLFQNHSSWIPKVCFPLVLTLILGEILPKAVAMPYNTRISKKIAPWIRIIKKICDPFLNWLTTGISAALNFFLPSKSSEHISPKELKEVLQSCKNYGLVSQEEGQLIYGYLSLSDCSVKERMQPRHEILFYDINSSISELYNLFKVKQCSRVPVCNGDIQNILGICSAKSLLMNKTSVIQVTDLIAILHKPYYMPETISAKSALCHLIAEKETMGMVIDEYGSIEGLITQEDLFEIVVGEIIDKRDDRMLYTVSNQEVIIAAGKMELSELQQIFNVELPTKNNVVTIGGWLTEQFGTIPETGTKFEWNNLLFQILDAAPNKIRRIYIRKFDA
- a CDS encoding hemolysin family protein, which produces MLKNSTLFWLILNFLCIAIQGFYSMMEMACISFNKVRLHYYLTKDHSAEYISFLIQKPYRLFGTVMLGVNIALQVGSQSAREFYQALNINPDWAPLTQIFLVVVFAELLPITIARKFPEKLAMIGAPILYFSHHLFYPIILLIGWLTQGIYRILKVKKEDVNSTLSRDEFQKVLETHHEEHDFNLIATNIFSLSTTYAEDIMIPLSQLPVLSSSASVSDLREVISQSENNFVPVYHQIKKNIIGIALPKNFIGKEDNEFISDHLKSPWFITGHTKLIRILTEFKENQHTVALVLDSSGQPQGVLTLSTIFKTIFNTLSIASKRSKKVTVIERTFTGNTKLKDLQKELGISLVHYGVDTLAQLVITLLDSPVEEGATVIADNLLFEIKETTLSGIKSVTIKNIFS
- a CDS encoding cysteine desulfurase family protein; amino-acid sequence: MIYLDNNSTAFPDPEMMQYLYDLFSGKNFGNPSSTHFFGRSSKALLSETKEIIRSFFGMSKKSEVIFTSGATEALNLMIKSLPQGHIVSSSLEHPSIIESLKSLPNAVSYLDPSEGECMITLQQIKETVRNDTVAIVIGWVNSETGAKLDLASVASFALTRKLFLIVDAVAIVCKEEVIIPEGVSGICFSGHKIHALPGSGAAVLSPSFKLIPQIVGGGQQKGFRSGTENLWGIVSLGFILNKVRPVIHEIGGYMSFLRNLLEDQMILEVPDVKVHCRNQPRTTNISSIAFQGLEGEILQAAFDLEGLAVSYGTACASGAQTVSKVLNGMKIPEEEAISTLRFSLSRFTSETEIKEVVDIVGKTVRKLRGLSEI